TGGGCTCCCGGAGCACAATCCAAGTAACACTCTCGCTGAGCGGGGGTGTGGTCAGAGAGCCAGGATAGGTCCAGTAGTGCCGGCTGGTGGGCAGGAGGCACTTGGGGTTGAAGTAGTTGAACTGAGCCTTGGTATCCTGGGCAGGATGGGAACCCAGGAATTAACACAGAGCTCCTACCGAGGTCAGTCCAGCAGCTTCCTTGCTTGTTGCTGTCAGCAGGATTTGGGCCTGTCCTTGACATGATGATGCAAATTGTGGGCAAATACCTGTGACCCCAAATGCCACCTCCCAGCCAGGGCCAGGCCCTCTTGTTTGCTTACATGTAAAAGCTGTGGCTTTGGGGACTCTCTGGTCATTATTTTCATACCCATGCCTTTGGATGCCCTCGCTGGGGCTAGGCGGCAGACCACCATCCATATGATCAGTACTTTATACATACCCTACCAGGCTGTATGCTAGGCACCCATGGGTGGTGAAGAAGACCCTCATCCTGGGTCTCAGCCAGAGGTGCTGCCAGAATGCAAAAGTGAATGGGCCACTCCATGAGCCAGCCTCACCCATCCTCTCTCCCCAGCTGGCCGCTCTAGAAAGGAACAGCAACCCTTGGTCTCACCTTAAACCGAACCATGTAGAGTGCATCCGTCAGGCGGTTCATGCTGGGGTGCTCATCTCCTGTCTGCCAGGGAGAAGACAGTACGAGCCTCCAATGCCTTCATTCTAAAACTAAGGGCACATGAGCCTCCCATACCCTTCCCTGCCCTGGGAATCCACCACCTACCTCCAGGAAGACACCAACCACAGCCAGGCCATCAGGGGCTGCAGCTGCCTCCCCGAAAGTGCTGTACTTCTTGGCATTCCAGTGAACCAGATGTAGCTGGAGAGGCAAAAAcaagccaggccaggccagggctgAGTGCCTCCAGAATCAGCAGAGGCACGAAATCAGTCTCCCCTTGCTCCCTCTGAAAGAGGTGGGGCTGCAAGCCTCCTAATCTCAGGATCCTAGGGAGCCCCAGAGATGCTACAAAGGTAGCATCCATCCCAGTCTGGGTCCTTCCTAAAACTCCAAGATGTGTTCAGGAGTGTGGACAGCATGCAGATGGGAAGGGGGTCTCTCCCAAAAGCCATAGGTGCACTTACACATGCTCTCCAGGGCCCTTGCCCCAGGCATCCTTGAGCCCCACACTGTCCCATACACCCCCCTTCCTCAGGCAGCAGAGAGATGCAGCAAAAAAGACCTCACCTCACTGGGGAAGGACTTGCCATCCACCGTGTGCTCTGAGCCCACATCACGCTTCTTGCCCCAATGGAAGTGGAGTTGCTTGAGACGATAGGGCCCTTCCAGGGGTCCCCCAGTCACCACTGTGGGTAGAAGTGGGATGTGGCAGTCCATATAGGAGAGCACTCAACTTGGTGAGTGGTAGTGCCAGGACCCAGGAAGTCCACAtagggattgtgtgtgtgtgtgtgtgtgtgtgtgtgtgtgtgtgtgtgtgtgtgacgttgaggatcaaactcagggctttatgcatgttaGACAAGTACTTTATGgatgagctacatctccaaccaAGGGCTCCATACTTTATCTATTTTGACCATgttagagattgaacctagggcctcaaatatgctaggcaaacactctatcactgagctatatctctgaccccttttggacttttttttattttgatgtagAGTCTTGCTAAGTTTCTAGGCTCAATTTGAACTTATTATtgtcctgccttagcctccagagtaGCTAAGGTTACAGGCCTATACCACCAAGCCTGGTTAGGGGCTATAGTTTTCATGTGGAAAACCTGCTGGATAGGACATGGGTCTGTCCCACCAATTCCTACAGCCTGACCCCCAGTCTGGGTCAAGGCAGAAGGCATGACAACCTACTGGGTAGCTGTTCTGATAGAAGGGGGATTTGCACTGgtccctcctcccagctcctgccAGATTTCCTGTAGCCTGGGCTCCTGCCTCTCAGATTCTTTGTTCCCACTAACAATAGGCCTCCCATGTCTGGGGCCCAGACCCAAGGCTGCGTTGGAACAATTATTTTGTCTGCTATCTTAGTAGCTCAGGAGGGACAGAATTTATTTTTGGATGAattttatcttacttttactatttatttatttattttatttttttgagatgaggtctcactgtgtagctctggctggcctataactcactatgtagagtagactggctttgaactcacagaaatcagcttgcctctgcctctgagtactggCATTCAAGGAGAATGTCACTGTGCCTGGCGGGTCCTATTTCATAAAGAAAATGGGTCAAGATTATAAAGCGAGGTGCTGAGCTACAGTGCGAGCCCATAGCTTCTGTGTCCCAAACTCCTGACCACAAACCAGGTCGCATGGCTTCCCCACAAGCTGGACCCTTGCCAGATCATGGTATTGCCTTGGGACAGAAGCCAGCCCCTGAGACAGTCTCGGGGCCTCCCAGGGCCATCCCCCGTACAAATGGCCTCTTTGGAGGGCCCCGGCCATGCTGATTTTGTGACGTTCTCACCTTGGTAGCTGGTGATCTAGGGCTACCCAGAAGGCCTCTTGAGACTGATAGAATTTCCAGCTGAAAAGAGATCTGTTGGTGGAGAGGCCCTAGCTAGGCCTGAATGTGAGCTCCTAGATCAAGTGACAGCTCTAAGCTCAGAGTTCTACCAGGCCCCTTCATGATGGGTGATCAGGACAAAATCCAGAGGCCCATCTCTGCTGCCCTGCCTTGTTTCAGAAACAGGCCGTCTAGGGCCGTAGTACAAGTTGAAAAAAAAGAGTCAGGGCTGGGTGGCTCTCCACAAAATCCTAGGCTGTCTGTGGTTGGGAGACTTGTGGGTCCATCTGTAGTGTTCCTCTCCTAGAACCCTACAGGACGGTGCCAGAGGGGCATCTCGTTCTCACTCTATCTAGTTACAGATACCCTGCTCACTCtggactctctgtgtattttggtGCTCTGTGGATATCAGCCCACTTGACCTGCAGAGTAACCTACAGTGGGTGGTGGCCGAGTCCCATGTGTCTTCCTCTTTCCACTGGCTCCCTGGCTCCTTAGGCCTGACAGGGAAGTGGAGCCCCAGCTAGGCCTCTTATGTGAGCCTTCAGACTGTTCTACAAATACTCACTAAAGACTGTTGCCTACGGTCTCTACCTAGGAATTTATCTCTGAAACCTGGACTCTGGTCCTAAGGCAAAGAGGCATGTTTGAGTTGAACCTTTGAAGGCTGTTCAAAGGGACAGCCGTGAAAACTGCTCCTCCATAAACTGTCATCCAGGGTCATCTAGGGTCCCatgttgcctttcttttttttttttttttttttttggtttttcgagacagggtttctctgtgtagctttgcgcctttcctggaactcacttggtagtccaggctggcctcgaactcacagagatccacctggctctgcctcccgagtgctgggattaaaggcgtgcgccaccaccgcccggctcccatgTGCTAGGCTTACTTCTGCAGGAAAAACCATAGCTgagtctatttcttttttttttactctcccCCCAAGGAACTTAGAGCTAAGCAACTAATGTCTCTCTTTCTATGAAAGGTggggctttcttttctcttgattttctcTTTGACAGATAAAGTCTCTTGAGTGCTTTCATTGAGTAGGGGGTAGggagaagtaaaacaaaacaaaaaaaaaaacccaatatttccttatatttaaaaaaaaccctaacaggTTCTCTTCTTACCCCACTCTCTCCCTCAGAGACCTTGGGATGAGAACAAAATTTCTTCACTATAGAATATTCTTAAGGCCTCTGCCAGGGAACTTATCTTGAAATATTGGACTCTAGTCCTAAGGCAAAGAGGCCTAGGAAGGCACTGGCACAATTTCCTGCAGGCCTCACTCTGGCCCATGATGGTGAGGACCTTGAGGGTCATGGATGAGTTGGACAGACCTATGAAGCTGGAGCAGGTATAATCTGGACTACATACTGCTTCTCCACAAACGGTCATCTTGACCCCTTGTCCTGTGCCGGGGACTCTGTGTGAGGCTGTTTCTAGGGTTGATATGAAGGGGTTCTTTGCCTTCTGCTCCTGGAGGTCTCCTAGGCTTTCTCCCTTCTGAAGCAAGGATAGAGGCTTACTAAGCATTCGATAACCCatctgatgggggggggggtttagaCTGGGtcactagcccaggctggccttgaactcactatgtagccaaggataaccttgaacttctatcctcctgcctccagctccagagTTCTAGTATGACAAGTGTGTACCACTGAGATGCaggggttcaaacccagggccttgtgcattctaggcaagcactgtaccaactgagctgtatccccagccccagATGTGTTGagccaaggccttgtgcatgctgggtaagtaagtgctcttaccactAAGCCTCAGCTATGGCAATGGGTCTTGGTAAGACTAAATAATGAGAAGCGACCtgaattcattcattctttctttttttgtttttatttgagatggggtttctccgtgtagccctggctgtcctgaaactcgctctgtagtggaccaagctggtctcaaactcagagatctgcctgcctctgtctcccaagggctgagattaaaggcatgcaccaccaccacccatctgaGGCTGCCTGAGTTCTAGCATGTAGCCTGGCACACAGAACACCtcaatcccctcctcttcctttgggAGCCTGGCCTGATCACAAGGAAGAAGGCTTGGCCCTAGGCCACAAGCAGGTCAGTGAGAGGCTGGGAGTAAAAACAAACATGATTTGGAGCtctgagaggaaggagaggaagggagttaACATTTCTTGAGCATCTGTTTTATGCAGAACTACAATCATCACATCGGGGCATTTTCACTGCCCCCTCTATGACCCTAGAGAATGCTATCGCTCCATTTTATGCAATGAGAGACTGGGACTGAGCTCTGGGCTTCACCACAGCAGGTAAGAGGTAGAGTTTAGATTCCCTACCATAGCAAACTGCCCCTCCTAAGATTGCCCCACCCGTGGTGAGGGCATGAAGGGGACGAGGCCACTTACCAGTTTTGTCATCGCTGTCATTGAAGTCCACCTGGACAGAGTGGCCATTGTTGGTGATGCTGAGGGACATGCAGGCCTCGTAGAAAAGCTCCAGTGGCTGCAGGCTGGGCGAATATACAGCCTGGCTGGATACGATGTTGATGGGTGACTGACGATCTCCCTGGGCAATGGGATACAGCTTGTGCCAGCTTGAAGGACCTATAGGTAGGTAGGGAAGGGTCATGGACTCGGGCCAGCCAAGCTGTGGGCTGAGGGTcgctctgggggtggggagggacacAAGCCCTGAGTTCTAATCCTGTCTCTGCCACTTCTTGATTCACTTTCCTTTTCCTTGTCTGGGAATCAGCCTCCAAATCCCTCCCATTCCTTTCCCTGGCACTGATAGGAGCCCAGAGAAGCACTGTAGGGCACAACCACAACCCAGAGGTGGTTCCAGATAGTAAATCCACCCAACCCCCAGCAAACACTCAGGGAGGCCCTTGGGGATCTGAAGCCACTCTACTCTACCTGGCCCGATCAGGAATTTAGCCTCTTCCTGTACCCTGAGGAACTTAATGCAAACTTGGCACTTGAAAGATAAACTCAGATCAACCTGGCTTTCCGTGGGTGACATGTTTTCTCCTTACAACCACAACTTTATGAGGTAGAAACCAGCATGATGCTCATGCCATAGAAGAGAAACTGAGGGTCAgtcatgcatgctcacacatgcacacatgcactggTAGAAACACGTAGTATATGCATggactgcctcttcctcccttccccacacATGTGCTGACAGGTCCATGTAGATCCTCCGATGTACATGCATGAAATATGCAGTGACCTGAACTCACCAGATCAAGAAGGTCCGAGCTCtccctgcccaccagccctgctgATTACAtctgacacatacatatatgcatcctCATACATAAACACCTCCTATTGGAATCCCAATGAAAGGACCACAGCGGAacacatacccatgcacacatacacccaagagtgcacacacacacacacacacacacacacacacacacacacacacctgcatgcacacccacaggcACCCACCACCTGCCTCCCAGAGGCTCCATCTGCAGTGGGGAGGCTCAGCATCTCCCTGGGGAACATCCTGAGATGCAGCCTATTTTTAGAGCTACTGCCGGCTGGTGCTTCTCCCCCTTTTTGGCTTCTTAAGTTTTCCCGAGAAAACAGCAGCAGGTGCCGACAGAGCTGTGTCCCCAATGGATGACTCAGAATGGTAGCCCAGCCCTACTGGGTTATTTTTGAAGCCCTGTGAGCACTGCCGCATTTGGgcacctctgtcctctgtccttccctcccctgAGCTGGACCGCCCAGGTCTGACTGGGTGAGGGGTAGGTACGTGAAGAAAGCAAGCTGTTCAGGATGCTCGAGGCACAGAGCTAGAGGACAGGGCTAGCAGGAAGGTTAGGAACAGGGCACTGGGACtacgggggtggtggtggggggagggcacTTAAAAGCAGATCCAATGCATGCAGGGGAGAAGATGGTCTTTTATCAACCTggcttttctctgcctctctctccatctctgcctgtctctgtcaccTTCTTTTACCCTGAATGTCTCTGTCCAGTCTAGTATGTCCAAATCTGAGGTCCCCCTGCCAAAACATGATCCTTTGTTTTTGGGGGGTCCCAAAGAGGACAAAACGGCAGCAACTACGGGATCCCCTCTGGTCAGTTGCAACTTCCTAACCCAGACAATAGTCCAGGACGTTCGCTCTCTCTCACAAAGTGATTATCCCTGGAAAAAGTGGAGCCAGAGGAATAGTACCCCCTCCAGCACTTGCTCCCGGCTCCACTTGCCCTGCCTGGGTTCCCTTCCTGACAGCCACGATCCTGGGTGATCAGCCTTCTCTGGGAAATGGAGAAGCCTTTGCTTGCCCCACACCCTATCTCTTTTTGGCAGGAAACACACCCAAAGGGAGCTGACCTGCCCCAGACCCACACTCAAACTGTCTGGCTCACTAGcctcttccattcctccctcttcatgctaaggaaactgaggcagaatggAGGAGCGGTCCTCCTGGCTAGACTCGGTTCCCATGGCCTCACTCATTTAAGACACGCTGAAACACTCTACCCGGTATAGACACCCAGACGTTCCCGTGTGTCCCCAAGTGCCCTCCCTCTTTCCTCGCGTACCAGCCTGCACCGCAGCTCGGACACTCCAGTGGAAACTCTCTCGAGGGGACATAGAGCCCAGTTCCCGGGAGGTCCCTGCATACCCGCTGTGCGCGCTCCCCGCAATGACACCCGCGCATAGCGCTGCGACgcggccaccaccacccccgcccccgtCGCCCTGAGCCACCTGCAAACGCTGCGCACGCCGGGGGAGAGAGAGTGTGGGGCCGGGTGGGAGCCAGCGCTGCAGTCCCGCGCTGCGCGGAGGCGGCGGCAGGGCGCGCTCAGCAATCCAGTGGTTCGCTGGCGGGCTCGGGGCGCAGCGCGGACTTTGCGCCAGGTCAGAGGAAGCAAGGCAGGGGTCGGGTTCTGGGGAACTGTGTAAGAGAGAGGTCCGGGTGGGTTCTGGATCGTGGGGCTTGAAGGTTCCGAAAACCTGGTCGGAAGCGCGGGTTGCAGCGAGCCCAGCTGGGTGAGAACCAGGGGTCTGCGCCTACCGTCGTCCTGGCCGTAGCCCCAACAGTGGTGGCCGGTCATGCCGCTGCTGTCCCCGCGGCGGTGTACCTGCCGGATCCGCTCCGTCCGCTCGCTCCGTCTGCGGCTCCGGCCCCGCTTGCTGCGGTGGAGCAGCCTCTTAAAGTGGCGGCAGGCGGGAGGAGCGGTTCCCCAGGgacccgccccccaccccccaacaatGCAGGAGAGGCTggtcctgccctgcccccacccgcCCGCTGGCCGGTGAAGTCCCAAGTCGAGGTAGGAGGTCAAGAAGAGATAAGCCTATTCCTCATTTCTTATCGGCTGAGTCCCCACCACCCTCTTTCCTTACTGCCAGCACGTGTATGAACTCTGGGAAAGGAGATACCATCCATGCTGAGGACTACAGGACTTCACGTTGCATCCTCCACCCCAGGCTTGTCCCTGAGCAGTCAGCGCTTGGGGTTTGGCCCCGCAAATCCCCTGGAGTGGAAAAGAATGTTGCACTGATCAGCAAGTGTCCAGAACTGAAGCTTGGACCTGTTTTCCAGATGCTATGGTGGGGGCTGTGTCAAGTTTAGGTCCTTCCTGCGGTACAGACACCTCTGCAAGCCACAGTGCTTACACTGCTGCTATATAACAGAGCAGGCGACTGAGGTAGGGATAGGTGGGATGACTCACCCAAGGTCATCTAGCTAGAGCACCAGGGATTTATCTCAGTGTGTCTCATTTCAGATCCTATGAGGACAAGGGGATCCTGAGGATATGAAGGTCTAGGCACCTCGGAGTAGATGTGAGGGATAGGCACAGGGTTGGCAGTCCTCAAACCCTTGGCCCAAGGGCAATTAGAGCCCTGAAGTAGAAGTAGGAAGGCATCAACCAGTGGCCTGGGAGGAAGCTAGACCCACTGAAGACATTATGGTAGAATCAAGTATGAAGTCCtgcctcccagcctccctcttattCTCTGTAGCTTCCTTCCTTCAGGGACTTTCTGCCTATGTTTCTAAAGTCTGCTGTTTGtgcctcctgtctttgcctctccatAGCCATCCATGCACCTGCTGGGCATTTAGGCCCTCCCCTTTGTTGTCAAGGTACCTGAATACTTGCCTTGGCCCAACATttccccaccctccagccctggtCCTTGCTGTGCCCTCCTCCTGGTATGTCTTCTGTCTTTCACCCACGGACTCCAGTAGGTCCAATCTGATTCATCTTAGCGTGTGGCCTTGTGCCAAAGATagggcttgtttctggctaggcCTCAGCAGGCAGTGTGGGGAAGATAAACAGACGGGTGGATGGAAGGACAGACAAATAGTCGTACCCAGGGCCCTATGCCCAAGAGGAACTGACGAACCATTTGTAGAATCTCTGCTGGTCAGAAGTTGACCAGGGGATACTATTCTAGTTTCTGCTCTTGGTTGACCTTGGGAAGTATATCGTCTGAGAACTCATCTACCTGGCCCACCTACATGTCTGACACTGTCTCAATTTCTTCTTCCAGCTCCCCAGATAAAGATGTTTCATTGATGGATAGCTAGTCAGCTGGGCTGACTTCAGTGATTTGCTAGTTCTGTAAAGTTGCCCTGCTTTAACCCAAGAGCAGGAAGGGGCTCTCAGTACAGATCTGATCTGACCTCAGGGTAGGGGTCGAAGACTCATGTtccagattgggggggggggggatgtgtcTCCACGATCAGCAACCATAGAGAGTCcattaatatttgtttgtttgtttgtttgtttgagacagggtttctctgtgtagccctggctgtcctggaactggctctgtagactaggctagacttgaactcaaagatctgcctgcctctgcctcctgagtgctagggttaaaggtgtatgccacctaGATCTCCAAACCAGAGACATCACCTACAGATTGGCAAGACAGTGGCCTCCAGGGGAGGTATAGCATCCTGTCTCCTAAAGTGACCAGATACCCTTCCCCTGAAAGACTTACACTGCCCTtcaggatctgtgggtggtacaGACTCTATTGACCCCTCCACTTCACAGCAGTTGAGGCTTTTtctatatgtatttataatacTTAAAGaatgtagttgggtggctggatggctcagtggttaagagcacttgctgtgcttgcagaggacaagttcccagaacacacaactgtctctaactcacATTCCAGGtaatccaacaccctcctctgactcttacaggcaccaggcatgcaagtgtatacacacacatatttgaagGTAAACTATTCATACACATAATAGGAAATGAGATAAAATAGTCTttagaaagaataaaatggagGCGGGCCTAGAGAAAtaagtcagtggttaagagcactttgtggctcttgcaaagaacccgggtttgattcctcacactcacacagcagctcacaacagtctgcaactccagttccaaggggatctgatgccctcttcccccttcctcgggcaccaggcatgcaaatggtacacaaacatacacgcaggcaaaacgctcatacacataaataaaataaacgtTAAAAAATGAATACAACTGGGATGCTTCACATCGATATGCATCCAGTAACACCCAGATAGTGACCCAGGGGAGACTTTttgctccattttacagatgagcatagcaaagctcagagaggttgagtgaTGGGCCAAACGTTCACAGTGAATGACAGAGCAAAGATGAAAATCCAGGCCATTGGGTTCCTCATTCAAGCCTTTAAAATCACAGCAAGGAGAGGAAGTGGATTCTACGTTTGTTTCTCATTTGTCTAGACATATGCAAGGAGTTAAGGAAGGCAAGGGAGAATGTTGTATAGACTCGAGGGAAGAGACTGGAGATGGGAAGGGTGGGGAGGATACAAAATGCAGGTGGAAAGTTACTTTACTAACTAGTCCTTTGCACTTACACGGATACAAAATGCAGGTGGAAAGTTACTTTACTAACTAGTCCTTTGCACTTACACGGATTAGAGTACACACAGTGTACTACACCAAGTGAAAGATCCAATGCTTTCTCTCCTGCAAGTCATTCTCAGGAATTTCCCCCTAGTTCTGGGAATTTAGACAAGTACGAAGATCCAATG
This sequence is a window from Peromyscus eremicus chromosome 5, PerEre_H2_v1, whole genome shotgun sequence. Protein-coding genes within it:
- the Ca7 gene encoding carbonic anhydrase 7, which encodes MTGHHCWGYGQDDGPSSWHKLYPIAQGDRQSPINIVSSQAVYSPSLQPLELFYEACMSLSITNNGHSVQVDFNDSDDKTVVTGGPLEGPYRLKQLHFHWGKKRDVGSEHTVDGKSFPSELHLVHWNAKKYSTFGEAAAAPDGLAVVGVFLETGDEHPSMNRLTDALYMVRFKDTKAQFNYFNPKCLLPTSRHYWTYPGSLTTPPLSESVTWIVLREPIRISERQMEKFRSLLFTSEDDERIHMVNNFRPPQPLKGRVVKASFQA